TACCTCCAAGCATGGACCTCCATGCCTGGTATGACCAACAACAAGCTATGCTCGCCGCAACATACAACAGAGCCTGCGCAGAAGCACAAATTCCTGTCGGGCCCACCCCGGCACCATACACACCTGCGGGTCGTATCTTGCAAAACGACGGCAGGGCCCCCACGCATCCAGCCACCTGAAGTAGGCGTGAAGACCGCGGTTtctcttactgtgaggtccgcacaatcAATGAGGAccattcctcatacgggtcccgcTGTAGGGGCCCAATACAAAGCCGCCTAGGTCCACATGACGAAAACAGGCGGCAATCTACAGCCCACCGCAGCTCTGGCATCCATAGCCGGCTGGGACCACAATCCCACAACGAGGGGTATGGCCGTACCGATCCGGACGACTATACATACTGCGGGGAGTCCCACACAACCAACAGCAGACCGGGAGGGCACAATTATGTTCCTCCTAGTGAACCCCGCACTACATACCTCCGCACCGCAAAGCGCAACAAAAGCCAGCCCTACAGACCAAAATCCGCGGCCGAAAACTCTAAATTCGTCCCGGAGATCGCCCACGCCGATGTCACCACAATTAAATTCCCATTAACGATCGAGAAATACAAtggttcgtccgacccggacgaccacatgagcATTTTTACCGGCGCCGGGTGCAATGGCAAGTGGGACGAGGCCACTTGGTGCCATTTTTCCCCCAAACACTCACTCGTCTGgcgagggcttggttcgattctttgccagttgGATCACTGGCTTCATTTGAGGACCTGCAAGCAAAGTTCCTCACACATTTCAGACAGCAGCGACGTCACAAACGTGATTCtatggacgtcatgaacatctggcgcggAGACAACGAAACTCTGGAGTCGTTTGTCGTCCGCTACAATAAAGAGTTCCTTGAGATAGGTGGTATTTAAGACCAAATGGCTCAAAACCATTTCATTCGAGCCGTCAAGGACGAGGAAATGGTTATGAACATCTCAGGCAAGGACGACTTGCCAAATAAATGGGATGACGTCATGGCCGCGGTCAAGACGTACGCCCAAACTCAGCGGTCCCTTAAACCGCACATTACAAAGGCACAGCCCCAAACGGAAGGCCAGTCCTCCCACCAAGACTACAAGCGCAACAACAAGCGTGTAACACCCACCCCGTAACCCGAGTGattgtgcacaattgatacacttacagcggaaacaaactaaactttcattaaaacttataatagtctgagtacaacactttatttatttacaaacttttggcaactaagaactccttgatcttctaaaactccacaactgtcaagtagttcctatagctttcctcatgactcgcctgagataagtatactcaaaacgacgtcagatatatactgatgagctcatactatacaatttttataaagacagaccacagtttacattatatgcatacacaatatgggcatgtgaccacattatagtcaggttgggcctcattgaaccttataggtcacatttgacttgtcacaaaccaccgtacaagagacatactggtcctccagctgtgtccccctacggccgtcacataggtatgagtgtgtgtcgctggaccttataagcacgaagtgcctgtgcgtacaacaccttattacccttcccagagtgacacacctcattaagcataataggatcccatatacccctactgacacatgcatactgcagcattctcattattaccagttatggacgagtatattatcacagtttaaaagacaagtatgatgactcacctgattagcaattgcttaacTGCCGCTAGTACGactgggttatgtctcaaggtcctgacacaattacataatcctaggttaggtaatggtacacctaactagtcattatcatggttggatattggttagcactgccttgtttaagcatggttgatcagtccatgcctaactaaggctaggctactcgATACCCgctcctgacaataaccctagtacctaaaaataatactaacactactactactactactaatatattattactaataataaaactaatattaactaataaaaataaataataaataactaaacataaacttaaacgagagtatacctcaaaactatctacggcacgttgatgtagagtttccctactctTGCTCCTATTcgtgctccaaaaacgactactaacaacacccaacggggtatcgtatactcgggattctcaatactagagcgttcccgttaaaattttggtgtatctaaaatcctacaatttaactcctatatatatgtgaagcaagcaagcacctcaatgGATTTCTGGCGAACTGGGACaattgacgtgctagctagctagcttagttatattaattcagctgcttcactcgtttttcttgtataacttttaaaatatgatgttttataaaaagaCGAATACGTCATTAGAACGaccatatttttatctacgttttaacctaagtttcattaaaaacgtagtaaggtaaaaaaaataatatataatattaacggtctcctatattagccaaggtttgtcaagatatttcacgtttcacacaatcatcttactcgtttaacaatatatgaaatataaattacatatttcacacgtttataaccAGCACATTAAGGTTCGGGGTATTACATCCTTCCCTCCTtacaaaaatttcgtcctcgaaatttgtcatCAGTTAAAAAGATTAGGGTACTTATCTTTCATTATGTTTTCTAATTCCCATGTAAAGTTGGGTCCATGACGTGCGTTCCACTTGACTTTTACTAACGGGATTTCTTTCTTGCGTAACTTTTTAACCTTCCTATCTTCGATTTGTAGTGGTTCTTCAATGAAGTTGAGTTTGTCGTCAACCTGTACGTCTTCCAGGGGTATTTGTTGGGCTTTGTCCACTAGGCACTTCcttaaatttgatacatgaaaagTATTATGTATTCCTGCCAGCTGTTCAGGAACTTTTAGCCGATAAGCCACTGGTCCTACTTTGCTTGTTACTTCAAACGACCCAATGTATCGGGGTTTCAACTTTCCCTTCTTTCCAAACCGAATCACTCCTTTcagaggtgataccttaagcattaCTTTATCCCCTAGTTGGAACTCTAGGGTCTACACCTCTgatcggcataactcttttgtcgatcttgagcacttttcatcctttcttttaTTTGCTGGATCTTTTCTGTGGTCTCCACaatgatttctggtcctgatagttgagTTTCCCTACTTCCGTCCAACAGATAGGAGTTCGGCaccttcttccgtataaagcttcATAAGGTGCAGCTTTGATACTggcgtgatagctattattgtaggcgaATTTGATGAGTGGTagatgagtgtcccaacttccaccaaaatcaattacacaagcccgaagcatatcttctaatgtctgaatagtccgttcactctgcccatccgtctgaggttgatatgcagtgcttagattaagcttggttcccaactcttgttggaaactttgccagaatttagatgtgaaacgactatctctatctgatatgATCGATACAGGCACCCCATGTCGCGAGACTATTTCTTTGATGTAAATTTGAGCCAGCTTGTTCATCTTATAGTCCTCACGAATTGGCACGAAGTGTGtagacttggtcagtctatccactattacccaaatagtatcataacCGTGACTTGACCTTGGGAGcttcgtgataaaatccatggtgattttctcccatttccattctggaatctctggttgttgcaagtatccagagggtttttgatgttctgccttcacCTTAAGGCATGTAAGGCACTGTTCCACATAATAGGCAACAGATCgcttcattcccggccaccaataatctctccttaaatccttatacatcttgtcactgccagggtgaatggaatacttagacttatgagcttcctctaagatTGTATCCTGCAGTCCTCCAAAATTAGGAACCCATATACTATTGTTGAACCTAAGGATGTTATCATTTCCCATtgtcagtagcttcagtctcccaATCATTCTTTCTTTTACAATATGATTCCTTTTTAAGGCTTCTTGTTGTATATTCTTAACTTGATCTAAGAGACTAGTTTTAACCTCTATTTTGGTTGCACGAATTCTGATTGGTTGAGGTTTCTCTTTTCTACTTAGAGCATCTGCTACTATGtttgccttacctggatggtattggATCTCATAGTTGTAATCACTTAATAACTCCATCCATCGTCTCTGACGCATGTTGAGCTCCTTCTGCTAAAATatatgttttaaacttttatggtcactatagatagtgcactttgtaccgtaaagatagtgcctccaaattttcaacgcaaacactatggcaccaagttccaaatcatgggttgtgtagttccgttcatgaatcttcaactgtctagaggcgtagccaatcactttgcctctttgcatgagtacacatcccataccatagtgagatgcatcacagtagacggTAAAATCTTTCGTTCCCTCAGGAAGTGACATTAAATATGAgtaatgcttcaaccagttcaaTCAATAAGACAAAGATCGGTGGCAGCCGATAGATTACCCCTTGGCCGGGTTCGCGGGGGAAACCGTATTCCCCCTAGGCCAAATCACTTTTCCTGTGCGCCTCACCAACAGAAGGCACACACGAACggaggaggtaaacttcatggttttaccccacACCTCCCGATACGACGTACTTCCTGGACGAGAGTCTCAAGGCgatt
This genomic stretch from Helianthus annuus cultivar XRQ/B chromosome 8, HanXRQr2.0-SUNRISE, whole genome shotgun sequence harbors:
- the LOC110869634 gene encoding uncharacterized protein LOC110869634 yields the protein MLKVSPLKGVIRFGKKGKLKPRYIGSFEVTSKVGPVAYRLKVPEQLAGIHNTFHVSNLRKCLVDKAQQIPLEDVQVDDKLNFIEEPLQIEDRKVKKLRKKEIPLVKVKWNARHGPNFTWELENIMKDKYPNLFN